The Hymenobacter chitinivorans DSM 11115 genome contains a region encoding:
- a CDS encoding GH92 family glycosyl hydrolase has translation MLKTFFGLAACWLAVVGPARAQSAPTDPAQWVNPLMGTDSKPELSNGNTYPAIARPWGMNFWMPQTGKMGSGWAYQYSADKLRGFKQTHQPSPWMNDYGQFALMPITGQRVFDEDARASWFSHKAEVAEPNYYRVYLADHDVVTEIAPTERAARFRFTFPQTDSAYVVIDALDKGSYVKVLPGQRKVIGYTTRNRGGVPQNFKNYFVLEFDHDFTSTALYQDKKLAGGVLEVTADHAGAVVGFKTRKGEQVNARVASSFISPEQAELNLREIGDQDFDAVRQQGRAAWNQALGRIELEGGTTDQRRTFYSCLYRSLLFPRKLYELDAAGKVQHYSPFNGQVLPGYLYTDTGFWDTFRALFPFLNLLYPEINAEIQQGLANDYRESGWLPEWASPGLRNVMVGNNSASVVADAYLKGIRGQDMNVLYEALTHGANNAGPLTAVGRAGIDYYKKLGYVPYDVKINENAARTLEYAYDDFAIYQLAKALNRPKKEINLYAKRSQNYRHLFDKQTGLMRGRNQDGTFQTPFNPFKWGDAFTEGNSWHYTWSVFHDVQGLIDLMGGRQKFVATLDTVFTLPPVFDASYYGEVIHEIREMQIAGMGNYAHGNQPIQHMPYLYNYAGQPWKTQYWVREALNRLYLPTPDGYCGDEDNGQTSAWYVFSALGFYPVCPATNQYVLGAPLFPKATLHLPSGKDVVLNAPQNSAQNRYVHQLTLNGQVYDQNWLSHETLLQGAVLDFDMRATPNTSRGTQPAAAPYSFSPAKK, from the coding sequence ATGCTGAAAACGTTTTTCGGGCTGGCCGCTTGTTGGCTGGCCGTAGTTGGCCCGGCCCGGGCGCAGTCGGCCCCGACTGACCCGGCCCAGTGGGTCAACCCGCTGATGGGCACCGATTCCAAGCCCGAACTATCGAATGGCAACACGTACCCGGCCATAGCCCGGCCCTGGGGCATGAACTTCTGGATGCCGCAAACCGGCAAAATGGGCAGCGGCTGGGCCTACCAATACTCGGCCGACAAGCTGCGGGGCTTCAAGCAGACCCACCAACCCTCGCCCTGGATGAACGACTACGGGCAGTTTGCCCTGATGCCCATCACCGGGCAGCGGGTGTTCGACGAGGACGCCCGGGCCAGCTGGTTTTCCCACAAAGCCGAGGTGGCCGAGCCCAACTACTACCGCGTCTACCTGGCCGACCACGACGTGGTAACCGAAATAGCGCCCACCGAGCGGGCCGCCCGCTTCCGCTTCACCTTCCCGCAAACCGACAGCGCCTACGTCGTCATTGATGCCCTGGACAAGGGTTCCTACGTGAAGGTGCTGCCCGGGCAGCGCAAAGTAATTGGCTACACCACCCGCAACCGGGGCGGCGTGCCCCAGAACTTCAAAAACTACTTCGTGCTCGAATTCGACCACGACTTTACCAGCACGGCCCTGTACCAAGATAAGAAACTGGCCGGCGGCGTGCTGGAAGTAACGGCCGACCACGCCGGCGCCGTCGTGGGCTTCAAAACGCGCAAGGGGGAGCAAGTGAATGCCCGGGTGGCCTCCTCGTTTATCAGCCCCGAGCAGGCCGAGCTCAACCTGCGCGAAATCGGCGACCAGGACTTTGACGCCGTACGCCAGCAGGGCCGCGCCGCCTGGAACCAGGCGCTGGGCCGCATTGAGCTGGAGGGCGGCACCACCGACCAGCGCCGCACTTTCTACTCCTGTCTGTACCGCTCGTTGCTGTTTCCGCGCAAGCTCTACGAGCTGGACGCCGCTGGTAAGGTGCAGCACTACAGTCCCTTCAACGGGCAGGTGCTGCCGGGCTATTTGTACACCGACACCGGCTTCTGGGACACGTTTCGGGCCCTGTTTCCGTTTCTCAACCTGCTCTACCCCGAAATCAACGCCGAAATCCAGCAGGGCCTGGCCAACGACTACCGGGAAAGCGGCTGGCTGCCGGAGTGGGCCAGTCCGGGCCTGCGCAACGTGATGGTGGGCAACAACTCGGCCTCAGTGGTGGCCGACGCGTACCTGAAAGGCATCCGGGGGCAAGATATGAACGTGCTCTACGAAGCCCTGACCCACGGCGCCAACAATGCCGGGCCGCTGACGGCCGTGGGCCGGGCCGGCATCGATTATTACAAGAAGCTGGGCTACGTGCCCTACGACGTCAAAATCAACGAAAACGCGGCCCGTACTCTCGAATACGCCTACGACGACTTCGCCATCTACCAGCTGGCCAAGGCCCTGAACCGGCCGAAAAAGGAAATCAACCTCTACGCCAAGCGTAGCCAGAACTACCGCCACCTGTTCGACAAGCAAACCGGCCTGATGCGGGGCCGCAACCAGGACGGTACTTTCCAGACGCCCTTCAACCCCTTCAAGTGGGGCGACGCCTTCACCGAGGGCAACAGCTGGCACTACACCTGGTCGGTGTTTCACGACGTGCAGGGCCTGATTGATTTGATGGGCGGGCGGCAGAAATTCGTGGCCACGCTGGATACCGTTTTTACCCTGCCGCCGGTGTTTGATGCCTCGTACTACGGCGAGGTCATCCACGAAATCCGGGAAATGCAGATTGCGGGCATGGGCAATTACGCCCACGGCAACCAGCCCATTCAGCACATGCCCTACCTCTACAACTACGCCGGCCAGCCCTGGAAAACCCAGTACTGGGTGCGCGAGGCCCTGAACCGCCTTTACCTGCCCACGCCCGACGGCTACTGCGGCGACGAAGACAACGGACAGACCTCGGCTTGGTACGTGTTTTCAGCCCTGGGCTTCTATCCCGTGTGCCCGGCTACCAATCAGTATGTGCTCGGCGCCCCGCTGTTCCCCAAGGCCACGCTGCACTTGCCTTCGGGCAAAGACGTGGTGCTCAATGCGCCCCAGAATTCGGCCCAGAACCGCTACGTGCACCAGCTCACGCTCAACGGGCAGGTGTACGACCAGAACTGGCTCAGCCACGAGACCCTGCTGCAGGGCGCAGTCCTCGACTTCGACATGCGCGCCACGCCCAACACCAGCCGCGGCACCCAGCCCGCGGCCGCGCCTTACTCTTTCTCGCCGGCCAAGAAGTAA
- a CDS encoding 1-deoxy-D-xylulose-5-phosphate reductoisomerase: MSSPLKRVTLLGSTGSIGTQALDVIRAHPGRFQVAALSAHANAELLIAQAREFRPAVVVIGDEAKHEAVKTALAGQGTEVLAGSAALTEVAGRPDTDIVLTAMVGYSGLLPTVAAIRAGKDIALANKETLVVAGQLITRLVKEHGVGLYPVDSEHSAIFQCLVGEERNPIEKIILTASGGPFRGRTAEQLASVTKAQALKHPNWDMGAKITIDSASLMNKGLEVIEAKWLFGLNDDQIDVVVHPQSIIHSLVQFQDGSLKAQLGLPDMKLPIQYALGYPERLPSDFPRFSFLDYPNLTFEQPDRATFRNLPLAFEAMRQGGNAPCVLNAANEIAVAAFLRDEIGFLEMPSLVESCLTKVSYLAEPSLDDYVLTDQETRRVAHELVGRR; the protein is encoded by the coding sequence ATGTCCTCTCCTTTGAAACGCGTCACCCTGCTGGGCTCCACCGGCTCCATCGGCACCCAGGCCCTCGACGTTATCCGCGCCCATCCCGGCCGCTTTCAGGTTGCCGCCCTGTCGGCCCACGCCAACGCAGAACTGCTCATTGCGCAGGCCCGGGAGTTTCGGCCGGCCGTGGTAGTCATCGGCGACGAGGCAAAGCACGAGGCCGTCAAAACTGCCCTGGCCGGGCAGGGCACCGAGGTGCTGGCCGGCAGTGCGGCCCTCACCGAAGTAGCCGGCCGCCCCGATACCGACATCGTGCTGACGGCCATGGTGGGCTATTCGGGTTTGCTGCCCACGGTGGCCGCCATCCGGGCCGGCAAGGACATTGCTCTGGCCAACAAAGAAACTCTGGTCGTGGCCGGGCAGCTGATTACGCGCTTGGTAAAAGAGCACGGCGTGGGCCTCTACCCGGTGGATTCCGAGCACTCGGCCATTTTTCAGTGCCTGGTGGGCGAAGAGCGCAACCCGATTGAGAAAATCATCCTGACGGCTTCGGGCGGACCATTCCGGGGGCGCACGGCCGAGCAGCTGGCTTCCGTGACCAAGGCCCAGGCCCTGAAGCACCCCAACTGGGACATGGGTGCCAAAATCACCATCGACTCGGCCTCGCTCATGAACAAGGGCCTGGAAGTTATTGAGGCCAAGTGGCTGTTCGGGCTCAACGACGACCAGATTGACGTGGTAGTGCACCCCCAAAGCATTATTCACTCCCTGGTGCAGTTTCAGGATGGCTCCCTGAAGGCCCAGCTGGGGTTGCCCGATATGAAGCTGCCCATTCAGTACGCCCTGGGCTACCCCGAGCGGCTGCCAAGTGACTTTCCCCGCTTCTCTTTTCTAGATTACCCTAACCTGACCTTCGAGCAGCCCGACCGCGCCACCTTCCGCAATTTGCCCCTGGCCTTCGAAGCTATGCGCCAGGGCGGCAACGCGCCCTGCGTACTCAATGCGGCCAACGAAATTGCCGTGGCGGCCTTTCTGCGCGACGAAATCGGGTTTTTGGAAATGCCGAGCCTGGTGGAAAGCTGCCTCACGAAGGTTTCGTACCTTGCCGAACCGTCGCTGGACGACTACGTGCTGACCGACCAGGAAACGCGCCGCGTGGCGCACGAACTGGTTGGCCGCCGGTAA
- the lon gene encoding endopeptidase La, producing MSSYDPRKPKTTTLLMTEDPAEMVSIVATDPDQPLSEQESPELLPLLPVRNTVLFPGVVLPVTVTRKKSIRLVRKAYRGNKIVGVVAQKNTQSDDPTLADLFEVGTMARILKLLVLPDGNTTIIIQGQSRFRIEEQTQDTPYLTARVSYFPETFPNKNSKEVKGLVSSLKDAAAKMLKLNPEIPQEAQVALDNIESPAFLTHFLSSNINVEVGLKQKLLEINDGVERGTMLLEMMMKEIQLLEIKHEIQTKVHTDIDQQQRDYFLRQQIKVLQDELGFDGPDQEIEKLRQRAKDKKWPETVAKHFHKELEKLARVNPQAAEFPISVNYVEFLLDLPWADYTKDNFNLKRTKKILDQDHYGLEKVKERIIEYLAVLKLKQDMKAPILCLYGPPGVGKTSLGRSIAKSLGRKYVRMSLGGVRDEAEIRGHRKTYVGAMPGRIIAQIKKAGASNPVIVLDEIDKIASDFRGDPSSALLEVLDPEQNSTFTDNYLEVEYDLSKVLFIATANSLDTIQPALRDRMEIIDLTGYTLEEKTQIAKKHLWPKQLTEHGLSLKDVTITTPALQRVIDDYTRESGVRSLERKLGAVARNIAKNKAMKEPFPETLEPKDVSKILGAAIFDRDLYQDNETAGVVTGLAWTSVGGDILFIESLLSRGRGKLTLSGQLGDVMKESAITALSYLRSRAEELDIDYRVFDQYDLHIHFPEGAVPKDGPSAGIAIFTSIASVFTQRKIRSHLAMTGEITLRGKVLPVGGIKEKILAAKRAGIKDVILCEKNRKDILEIPADYLKDLTVHYADRVDDVLKVALLQEKVAHPIKLTVRDEPAMAASASVEVA from the coding sequence ATGAGTTCATACGATCCGCGCAAGCCCAAAACGACTACCCTACTCATGACCGAAGACCCCGCCGAAATGGTGTCCATCGTGGCCACCGACCCGGACCAGCCCTTGTCGGAGCAGGAGTCGCCGGAGCTGCTGCCGCTGCTGCCCGTGCGCAATACCGTGCTGTTTCCCGGCGTAGTGCTGCCCGTCACGGTTACGCGCAAGAAAAGCATCCGGCTGGTGCGCAAAGCCTACCGCGGCAACAAGATTGTGGGCGTCGTGGCCCAGAAAAATACCCAGAGCGACGACCCTACGCTGGCCGACCTGTTCGAGGTAGGCACCATGGCCCGCATTCTGAAGCTGTTGGTGCTGCCCGACGGCAACACGACCATCATCATTCAGGGCCAGAGCCGCTTCCGCATCGAGGAGCAAACCCAGGACACGCCCTACCTCACGGCCCGGGTGAGCTACTTCCCCGAAACGTTCCCGAATAAGAACTCCAAGGAAGTCAAGGGCCTGGTGTCGTCGCTGAAAGATGCGGCAGCCAAAATGCTCAAGCTCAACCCCGAAATTCCGCAGGAAGCCCAGGTGGCCCTGGATAACATCGAGTCCCCGGCCTTTTTGACCCATTTCCTCTCCTCCAACATCAACGTGGAAGTCGGCCTCAAGCAGAAGCTGCTCGAAATCAACGACGGCGTGGAGCGCGGCACGATGCTGCTGGAGATGATGATGAAGGAAATTCAGCTCCTGGAAATCAAGCACGAAATCCAGACCAAGGTCCACACCGACATCGACCAGCAGCAGCGCGACTACTTTCTGCGCCAGCAAATCAAGGTGCTACAGGATGAGCTGGGCTTCGACGGGCCCGACCAGGAAATCGAGAAGCTGCGGCAGCGGGCCAAGGACAAGAAGTGGCCCGAAACCGTGGCCAAACACTTCCATAAGGAGCTTGAAAAGCTGGCCCGCGTGAATCCGCAGGCCGCCGAGTTTCCCATCAGCGTCAACTACGTCGAGTTCCTGCTCGACTTGCCCTGGGCCGACTACACCAAGGACAACTTCAACCTGAAACGCACCAAGAAAATCCTCGACCAGGACCACTACGGCCTGGAAAAGGTGAAGGAGCGCATCATCGAGTACCTGGCCGTGCTCAAGCTCAAGCAGGACATGAAGGCCCCGATTCTGTGCCTCTACGGCCCGCCCGGCGTGGGCAAAACCTCCTTGGGCCGCTCCATTGCCAAGTCCTTGGGCCGCAAGTACGTGCGCATGAGCCTGGGCGGGGTGCGCGACGAGGCCGAAATCCGGGGGCACCGCAAAACCTACGTGGGAGCCATGCCCGGCCGCATCATTGCCCAAATCAAGAAGGCCGGCGCCTCGAATCCGGTTATCGTGCTCGACGAAATCGACAAGATTGCCTCCGACTTCCGTGGCGACCCGAGCTCGGCCCTGCTCGAAGTGCTGGACCCCGAGCAGAACTCGACCTTCACCGACAACTACCTGGAGGTGGAGTATGACCTCTCAAAAGTACTCTTCATTGCCACGGCCAACTCGCTCGACACCATCCAGCCCGCCCTGCGCGACCGGATGGAAATCATCGACCTGACCGGCTACACCCTGGAGGAGAAAACCCAGATTGCCAAAAAGCACCTCTGGCCCAAGCAGCTCACCGAGCACGGCCTGAGCCTCAAGGACGTGACCATTACCACGCCCGCCTTGCAGCGTGTAATTGACGATTACACCCGCGAGTCGGGGGTGCGGAGCCTGGAGCGCAAGCTCGGGGCCGTGGCCCGCAACATTGCCAAGAACAAGGCCATGAAGGAGCCCTTCCCCGAAACGCTGGAGCCCAAGGACGTCAGCAAAATTCTCGGGGCGGCCATCTTCGACCGGGATTTGTACCAGGACAACGAAACGGCCGGCGTGGTCACGGGCCTGGCCTGGACGAGCGTGGGCGGCGACATTCTCTTCATCGAAAGCCTGCTGAGTCGGGGCCGGGGCAAGCTCACCTTGTCGGGCCAGCTGGGCGACGTAATGAAGGAATCGGCCATTACGGCGCTGAGCTACCTGCGCAGCCGGGCCGAGGAGCTGGACATTGACTACCGCGTCTTCGACCAGTACGACCTGCACATTCACTTCCCCGAGGGTGCCGTGCCCAAGGACGGTCCCAGCGCCGGTATTGCCATCTTCACCAGCATTGCCTCGGTCTTTACCCAGCGCAAAATCCGCAGCCACCTGGCCATGACCGGCGAAATCACCCTGCGCGGCAAGGTGCTGCCGGTGGGGGGCATCAAGGAGAAGATTCTGGCTGCTAAGCGCGCCGGTATCAAGGACGTAATCCTCTGCGAGAAGAATCGCAAGGACATCCTGGAAATCCCGGCCGACTACCTCAAGGACCTGACCGTGCACTACGCCGACCGGGTGGACGACGTGCTCAAGGTGGCCTTACTCCAGGAGAAAGTGGCCCACCCCATCAAGCTTACCGTGCGCGACGAACCGGCTATGGCGGCTTCGGCCAGTGTGGAAGTAGCCTAA
- the rseP gene encoding RIP metalloprotease RseP, with translation MEVLIMAGQMLLGLSILVGLHEFGHFAAAKYFKIRVDKFYIFFDFLFPMPGVMNFALFKKKIGETEYGLGWFPLGGYVAIHGMIDETQDAESLSAEPQPNEFRAKPAWQRLIVMLGGIIMNVITGILIFTALTANYGESYLPASEVRYGVVPNKLGEEMGFRTGDKIVKINGRPFTEFDQVYSPDVMLGNNSYYTVDRNGQLLDIAIPKNFMDRLSDKDQTPFVLPLNPFVVGQVVSGSGAAKGGLLPNDRILTVAGKTTQFFPELQEALKANAGKTVPVQVTRAGQPVTLQIAVDEEGHIGFMPKSLLKEATRTYGLAASLPVGTKKAFGVITTQMKAFGKIFSGNASFSKSIGGPVEIAQQYGGQWEWERFWTLTGMLSMVLAFMNLLPIPALDGGHVVFLLYEMIAGRKPSDTFMENAQKVGMVMILGLMAYVLIIKQVLKLF, from the coding sequence TTGGAAGTATTAATCATGGCCGGCCAGATGTTGCTGGGCCTTTCTATTCTGGTGGGTTTGCACGAATTCGGGCACTTCGCCGCCGCCAAGTACTTCAAGATTCGCGTCGATAAGTTTTACATCTTCTTCGACTTCCTCTTTCCAATGCCGGGCGTGATGAACTTCGCCCTGTTCAAGAAGAAAATCGGGGAGACGGAGTACGGCCTGGGCTGGTTTCCGCTGGGCGGCTACGTGGCCATTCACGGCATGATCGACGAAACCCAGGACGCGGAAAGCCTCTCGGCCGAGCCCCAGCCCAACGAGTTCCGGGCCAAGCCGGCCTGGCAGCGCCTGATTGTGATGCTGGGCGGCATTATCATGAACGTCATCACCGGCATTCTCATCTTCACCGCCCTGACCGCCAACTACGGGGAAAGCTACCTGCCCGCTTCCGAAGTGCGCTACGGCGTGGTGCCCAACAAGCTGGGCGAGGAAATGGGCTTCCGCACCGGCGACAAAATCGTTAAGATCAACGGGCGGCCCTTCACCGAGTTCGACCAGGTGTACAGCCCCGACGTGATGCTGGGCAACAACAGCTACTACACCGTGGACCGCAACGGGCAGCTGCTGGATATTGCCATTCCGAAGAACTTCATGGACCGCCTCTCCGACAAGGACCAGACGCCCTTCGTGCTGCCCCTGAACCCCTTCGTGGTGGGCCAGGTGGTGTCGGGCAGCGGCGCGGCCAAGGGCGGCTTGCTCCCCAACGACCGAATCCTCACCGTAGCGGGCAAAACCACCCAGTTTTTCCCCGAGCTCCAGGAAGCTCTGAAAGCCAATGCCGGCAAAACCGTACCGGTGCAAGTAACCCGCGCCGGGCAGCCCGTGACCCTGCAGATTGCCGTGGACGAAGAAGGCCACATCGGGTTTATGCCTAAATCCTTGCTGAAGGAAGCCACCCGCACCTACGGTCTGGCCGCTTCGCTGCCCGTGGGCACCAAGAAAGCCTTTGGCGTCATCACGACCCAGATGAAGGCCTTCGGAAAGATTTTCAGCGGTAATGCCTCGTTTAGCAAGTCGATTGGCGGCCCCGTCGAAATTGCCCAGCAGTACGGCGGGCAGTGGGAGTGGGAGCGGTTCTGGACCCTGACCGGCATGCTGTCCATGGTGCTGGCCTTTATGAACCTGCTGCCCATTCCGGCCCTCGACGGCGGCCACGTGGTATTCCTGCTCTACGAGATGATTGCCGGCCGCAAGCCCTCCGACACCTTCATGGAAAATGCCCAGAAAGTGGGCATGGTCATGATTCTGGGTCTGATGGCCTACGTTCTGATTATCAAGCAGGTGCTCAAGCTGTTTTAG
- the makC gene encoding alpha-pore-forming tripartite toxin MakABE regulator, producing the protein MSQINVLIAVDALGAVVSGNLQGNVYLIDTNKFMGSNAEGNSELVTSCHDEDTIVWTVAPIDPGINVVISSFTGDIVTQNICIPKKQDGEGLTWKGTVVAPSPLPTSNTQYSVVLSIDGTQMAFDPFLSIVPTSQSLAAK; encoded by the coding sequence ATGAGTCAAATCAATGTGTTAATTGCCGTAGATGCCCTTGGGGCAGTGGTTTCGGGTAACCTGCAAGGCAACGTTTATCTTATCGACACCAACAAGTTTATGGGGTCAAACGCGGAAGGTAATTCTGAGCTGGTCACCTCCTGTCATGATGAGGATACTATCGTCTGGACTGTGGCCCCCATCGACCCCGGCATCAACGTTGTTATCAGTAGCTTCACCGGCGATATTGTTACCCAAAACATCTGTATTCCGAAGAAGCAGGATGGTGAAGGCCTCACCTGGAAGGGCACGGTTGTAGCGCCAAGCCCTCTGCCCACGAGTAACACGCAGTACTCGGTAGTGCTCAGCATTGATGGGACGCAAATGGCCTTTGACCCCTTCCTGAGTATTGTGCCTACCAGTCAATCCTTGGCTGCTAAGTAG
- a CDS encoding OmpA family protein: MPRSLRPLLTVLLFFSFLGLGHAQHKATPPPTRKLTGKVTRQLRVRPDGTPDFINVNKLAYFQDKKALKAIQKAEKRRNYNQARSLLEAYVSLFGIQNFAKDTPLLWRLAQLWEKAGNEEKAKAYYRLALKHHRQDVKKIQLYYDSLEQKEADLYVPLKVYYDIVEYRKSIATFHPPKGVYTSMGDAINSKAEDYGPTLNSGADQLIFSSKRKTRGIQDAVDEDLYTSHKEGVSWTDAEPLPKPINSQYNEGSACITKDGKTLYFARCECPTCHGNCDLYTSTFKDGQWTTPKSLGTTVNSPAWDSQPTLSRNEDTLYFASDRLGGFGLSDIWYSAKNKAGQWTKAQNLGPVVNTRESEVSPYYHPLYNVLYFSSRGQLLNYGDFDIYKTYRVRGRWQEPRNIGPLVNGKGSEYYFTIDSESTNLFYARSEAKDLKNLDLYSFPLPMEAQPLATTHIEGSLVDSVSSKPLNGIVSIIDTDNGIEVASKYVRPDGSFDFDLIEGSHYVLLIQSPDYFTVEKQFELKGDTVMKLMTNSIDYRLPLIFKNIEFDQDKANIRPAMHPILDRIALFMVDHPTFRLSIKGHTDSKGDPDFNESLSKDRAEAIRHYIEVKGKLKPNRIESMGYGSTQPLKEEITEEDARTNRRVEFRLIKPDDEKPKPGDDKKPVDGTLDWK; encoded by the coding sequence ATGCCCCGCTCTCTACGCCCGCTGCTCACCGTTTTGCTCTTTTTTAGTTTCCTCGGGCTGGGGCATGCCCAGCACAAAGCGACGCCCCCACCCACGCGTAAGCTGACTGGCAAAGTGACGCGGCAGCTGCGGGTGCGCCCCGACGGCACTCCCGACTTTATCAACGTCAACAAGCTGGCTTACTTTCAGGACAAGAAAGCCCTGAAAGCCATTCAGAAGGCCGAAAAGCGCCGCAACTACAACCAGGCCCGCAGCTTGCTCGAAGCCTACGTGTCGCTGTTCGGCATTCAGAACTTTGCCAAGGACACGCCCCTGCTTTGGCGCCTGGCGCAGCTTTGGGAAAAGGCCGGCAACGAGGAAAAGGCCAAGGCCTACTACCGCCTGGCCCTGAAGCACCACCGCCAGGACGTGAAGAAAATTCAGCTTTACTACGACTCGCTGGAGCAGAAGGAGGCCGACCTCTACGTACCGCTCAAGGTGTATTACGACATCGTGGAGTACCGCAAGAGCATTGCCACGTTTCACCCGCCCAAGGGCGTGTACACCAGCATGGGCGACGCCATCAACTCCAAGGCCGAGGACTACGGCCCCACGCTGAACTCGGGCGCCGACCAGCTAATCTTCTCCTCCAAGCGCAAAACCCGCGGTATTCAGGACGCCGTGGACGAGGATTTGTACACCTCCCACAAGGAGGGCGTGTCGTGGACCGATGCCGAGCCCCTGCCCAAGCCAATTAACTCCCAGTACAACGAGGGTTCGGCCTGCATTACCAAGGATGGCAAGACCCTGTACTTTGCCCGCTGTGAGTGCCCCACCTGCCACGGCAACTGCGACCTGTACACCTCCACGTTCAAGGACGGGCAGTGGACCACGCCCAAAAGCCTGGGCACCACCGTCAATTCCCCGGCCTGGGACTCCCAGCCGACCCTCTCGCGCAATGAGGACACGCTCTACTTTGCCTCCGACCGGCTCGGCGGCTTTGGGTTGTCGGATATTTGGTATTCGGCCAAAAACAAGGCCGGGCAGTGGACCAAAGCCCAGAACCTGGGGCCGGTGGTGAATACCCGGGAAAGTGAGGTGAGCCCCTACTACCACCCGCTTTACAACGTGCTCTACTTCTCTTCCCGCGGGCAGCTGCTCAACTACGGCGACTTCGATATCTACAAAACCTACCGCGTGCGGGGCCGCTGGCAGGAACCGCGCAACATCGGGCCACTGGTAAATGGTAAAGGCTCGGAATATTACTTCACGATTGACTCGGAATCGACCAACCTGTTTTATGCCCGTTCGGAGGCCAAGGACCTGAAAAACCTGGACCTCTACTCCTTCCCGCTGCCCATGGAAGCCCAGCCCCTGGCTACTACTCACATCGAAGGCTCGTTGGTCGACTCCGTTAGCAGTAAGCCCCTCAATGGCATCGTTAGCATTATCGATACCGATAATGGCATCGAGGTGGCCAGCAAATACGTGCGCCCCGACGGGTCATTCGACTTTGACCTGATTGAAGGCTCCCACTACGTGCTGCTGATTCAGAGCCCGGATTACTTCACCGTAGAGAAGCAGTTTGAACTCAAGGGCGACACGGTGATGAAGCTCATGACCAACTCGATTGACTACCGGCTGCCGCTGATTTTTAAGAACATCGAGTTTGACCAGGACAAGGCCAACATCCGCCCGGCCATGCACCCGATTCTGGACCGGATTGCCCTGTTCATGGTCGACCACCCCACTTTCCGGCTCAGCATAAAGGGCCACACCGATTCCAAGGGCGACCCGGATTTCAACGAAAGCCTCTCGAAAGATCGGGCTGAAGCTATTCGCCACTACATTGAAGTCAAGGGCAAGCTCAAGCCCAACCGTATCGAGAGTATGGGCTACGGCAGCACCCAGCCCCTCAAAGAGGAAATAACCGAGGAAGATGCCCGCACCAACCGCCGCGTCGAGTTCCGCCTTATCAAGCCCGATGACGAAAAACCCAAGCCTGGCGACGATAAAAAGCCTGTTGACGGCACGCTGGACTGGAAGTAA
- a CDS encoding DUF6702 family protein translates to MNKQLKFSPRGLLLAALLTLLSFAALAHAYHASIMEVRYNTQKQQLEISLKVFTDDFEKALSVGQPRSISFETTPRAQVTQLTTELLRKSLAFSTRPGETLPLQLIGFEKDHEAHWLYLAVKLPKPTNTLLLRHKLLTETFADQMNIVNLDAGGKKQSALFREGNEEQKLSF, encoded by the coding sequence ATGAATAAACAACTGAAATTTTCGCCCCGCGGGCTGTTGCTGGCGGCCCTGCTCACCCTGCTCAGCTTCGCGGCCCTGGCCCACGCCTACCACGCCAGCATCATGGAGGTGCGCTACAACACCCAGAAGCAGCAGCTCGAAATCAGCCTGAAAGTCTTCACCGACGACTTTGAAAAAGCCCTGTCGGTGGGCCAGCCCCGCTCCATTAGCTTCGAGACGACGCCCCGGGCCCAGGTCACTCAGCTCACGACCGAGCTGCTGCGCAAGTCCCTGGCCTTCAGTACCCGGCCCGGCGAAACCCTGCCCTTGCAGCTCATCGGCTTCGAGAAGGACCACGAAGCCCACTGGCTCTACCTGGCCGTGAAGCTGCCCAAACCCACCAACACGCTCCTGCTGCGCCATAAGCTGCTCACCGAAACTTTCGCCGACCAGATGAACATCGTCAACCTCGACGCCGGCGGCAAAAAGCAAAGCGCCCTGTTTCGGGAAGGCAACGAGGAGCAGAAACTGAGTTTTTAA